The nucleotide window agtctcagCACAACTGAAGACCTCACTGTTCTTAATAGGTTTGGGCACCAAACTGTTGCTTTTCCACATTGTCCCTGTGACTTTCCAAAATAATCGACAATAATGGCACCTGATTATCATTCTTCCTTCTCATGTGAGGCACTAAAGATACTTCTTTTATCAATACTATAAATATACCAGATTGACTAGCATGATaacactcagaaaataaaaaaaacaggggtgcctgggtggcacagtggttgggcgtctgccttcggctcagggcatgatcccggcattatgggatcgagccccacatcgggctcctctgctatgagcctgcttcttcctctcccactcccctgcttgtgttccctctctcgctggctgtctctatctctgttgaataaataaataaaatctttaaaaaaaaaaagaaaagaaaagaaaaaaacacatacaggCTAAAGAGCAACTCATacttcaaacacttttttttctattatgcaTATAAATTGTCTCTTGGACTGAGAAGGTACACCCTTGTTTAAGATAGTTAACCAAATCTGTGTGATATCATAAAAGACTCAAGATCATATAATAAAGCCAAAAATTTGCTTGCAGAAAGGTCCTATGATAAATTCTTCCTGGTAAGGATATACATAAATAGATCATTGGCCCATTCTATAAGCTAGGATGACTCTCATTGCTGTTAGATGGGAATATAAAGGAATGTCCCTTCTATGTCCCAAAGTTTATGTTGTTGAGGTCTCATGAGTTACGAAGAAAAGAGCTGGCTGAAGATGTGGAATGCAGAGGTAATAAAGAAATGTCAGTCAATCCAATATTTTTTGTTCATACTCACAGGTGACCAGGAAACTCAACTAAGCCATGGAGATATCGTTGAATCAATCATCCACAGATGACTTCATCCTCTTGGGCATTTTTTCTCACAGTCCAACTGACCTTGTCCTCTTCTCTGTGGTTATGGTGGTCTTCACAGTGGCTCTCTGTGGGAatgttctcctcctcttcctcatctatATAGATCCTCGACTTCACACAcccatgtatttctttctcaGTCAGCTCTCCCTCATGGACCTCATGTTGGTCTGCACCAATGTGCCAAAGATGGTGGTCAACTTCCTTTCTGGCAGGAAGTCCATCTCCTTTGTGGGTTGTGGCATACAAATTGGCCTCTTTGTCTGTCTTGTGGGATCTGAGGGGCTCTTGCTGGGACTCATGGCTTGTGACCGTTATGTGGCCATTAGCAACCCACTTCACTATCCTGTCCTCATGAGTCAGAGGGTCTGCCTCCAGATTGTTGGGAGCTCCTGGGCCTTTGGGATAATAGATGGTGTGATCCAGATGGTCGTAGTAATGACCTTCCCCTACTGCAGCTTGAGGGAAGTGAACCACTTCTTTTGTGAGATGCTATCCTTGTTGAAACTGGCCTGTATAGACACATCCatttttgagaatgttatataTGCCTGCTGTGTCTTCATgctgtttcttcccttctccatcaTTGTTGCCTCCTATGCTCGTATCCTGAGGGCTGTGCTCCACATGCACTCTGCTCAGGCTGGCAAAAAGGCTCTGACCACCTGTTCCTCCCATCTGACAGCTGTCTCCCTCTTCTATGGGGCAGCCATGTTCATCTACCTGAGGCCTCGGCGCTACCGGGCCCCTAGCCATGACAAGGTGGTCTCTATCTTCTACACAGTCCTTACTCCTATGCTCAACCCCCTCATTTATAGTTTAAGAAACCAGGAAGTGATGGGGGCCCTGAGGAAGGGGTTGGACCATTGCAGGATTGGCAGCCAGCACTGAAGGGCCAGGACACCCTGTGCCTGGCAATGCCATGTCCTGATTCTGTGAATTTGGGTAAATAATCTCTATGTGAGctctatttcttcattaataGTGATCATAACTCCTGTGGGTTTAGAGATGTCTTTTTAAACCCTAAACCCTCTTTTATGTCTAGTGAAAAACcaacttttttaattttgtgagctaattcatttgtaaaatgcatcGCATTGGAATGTAGGACTTTGTAAACCCAAGCACTGTGCAAAAGTAAGGCATTGGGATTATTATCACTTactgtttaaaaatggaataatttctaCTATCAGAGGATGCCCTGAGCTTAACTTCCTAATTCTTCTTGCTAATCTCTACCATTGATtcagaacctactatgtgccaggcaacaAACAATAttccatatgtgtatatatagatatcatTTATCTGATTTATTAAAAGTCTCACACTAGTATCTTAGATGAAAAGCATCCAGATGACAAAAAAACAAGTTTATAAAATTCTCTTTAGAGAATGCTCACCCTTcatgttctgtgaaaaaaaagtagaaatttttttaatatataagtggggttttttttgctttttaagtttttattttaattccagttagttaatatacagtgttatattcatttcaggtgtacagtatagtaattcaacacttccatacatcacccgtgCTCATCATTAGTGCActacttaatccccatcacctatgcCACCCACCCCccctagtaaccatcagtttgttctttatagttaagagtctgtttcttgatttctttctccctctctctctctctatctctctctctcagggtctacttcttggtttgcctttctttttttccctttgctttttggtctgtttattaaattccacttatgagtgaaattatatggcatttgtcattctgtgacttatttcacttagcatcatactctctttTTCTATCTATGTGTTTGCAAatgcaagatgtcattctttttatggctgaagagtGTTTCATTTACACatactacatctttatccattcatctacctatggacacttgggctgcttccatatcttgactattatagataatgctgctataaacatagaggtgcatgtatcccttagatttagtgtttttgtattcttttggtaaatagtagtgtgattgctggatcatacattaattctatttttaacttgttaaaaaagattttatccatttatttgagagatagacagtgagatagagagagagcatgtgagggggttggggagagggagaaggaggctccccactgagcaaggctCTGttgtagggctctatcccaggaccctgggatcatgacctgaaccaaaggcagacacttaactgactgagccactcaggtgcccctatttttaactttttgaggaatctctatactgatttccagagtggctacaccagtttgcattcccaccaacattgtacaagtgttcctttttctccacatcctcaccaatacctgttggttcttgtgttgttgattttagccattctgacaggtgtgaggtgatatctcattgtagttttgatttgcatttccctgataataagtgatgatgaacatcttttcacatgtctgttggccatctgcctgtcttctttggaggaatgtcccTTCATGTCtcctacccattttttaattgggttatttgtgtgACCAGAAACTTTACAGACTTCTTGAAGCctttatattctttaaagaataaagtGCAAGGTCTTTGGGATTCTTGAGGAAAGGGCAAAGATGTTTATTgtctggaacataagaaatatataGGAAAGTGCTGTCTATATAATCCTCCAATAAAATTAGCCACTTTTGTTATTTCAGTTTCTGTAACAGGAAAATTCGCTATTCTGTTTCCCTTGGGAAATTATATTTAGAACATAAATGGCAGAATTTGATCTGTATTTGaagacatattttcaaatatctgtagTTAAGTTGTTGGTGTTatttttatccatccatctaaaCTCTCTACCagctccaataaaactttttctggaagaaaatattcttggggcgtctgggtggctcagtcattaagcatctgccttcggcccagggcatgatcccggggtcttggaatcgagccttgcattgggctccctgctctgctgggaaggctgcttcttcctctcccactccccctgcttgtgttccctctctcactggctgtctctctctgtcaaataaataaataaaatctttaaaataaaatattccttgttacatttaagggaaaaaaagagggcagAATTGTGCTCTGGAAGTTGGACTAAACCACAGGAAGGTTGCTTAGTTTTCAGGGTTGGAGAGAATGGAGGACGGTGACACTAATTGTCACTACAATTCTTAGGACCTACCATGGGGAGATGACTTTAGATTGTCTATTCACTTTAATTTCACAACAAACATTTTGTGGTGAACATCAGTATGTGCCttttacagacaaggacactGGGGCTCAGACCACTTAAGTCCCCTACCTTACCCTCACTCCCCAattctctccacctccccctgAGAGAGAGAACTTGTTTGTTGGAATAGCTAAGATGAGCAGAGAATTTTTCAGGAGCCTCCCTTCCCTTGGAGTTTAATTGCCCCAGACTGGGGACAGAGATGTGACAGAGGAGGGGTCTCCAAGGATTTGTGAAAATACAATAAACTTTCCTATGTCACAACAGACCAGGAGAACAGTGGGTGCAGTGAGGAGTGTCAGGGAATAAAACCTCTCAGCTGCACACTGGACCTGGCTCAGTGAGGGTTTCTTTCCACAGGTGAGGTTTCGTTTCCTCCTTAATCATGAGACCCCTCGCCCCATGGTCCAGCCCACTCCCTGTACTCCCCTTATGAATGAGGGATAAATGTTATCTCTGtgctataatttttgtttctttttttaaaagattttatttatttatttatttgacagagatagagacagccagcgagagagggaacacaagcagggggagtaggagaggaagaagcaggctcatagtggaggagcccaatgtggggctcgatcccataacaccgggatcacgcccttagccgaaggcagatgcttaactgctgtgccacccaggcgcccctataatttttgtttctgaaaaactTTTCCTAACCCCTAAGGATTCTGCCAGTGCTTTGGCATGAAGTGCTCTCTTCCAGgttttcctgtatttctttattgAGACCAAACATGTCTCCCATTTTAACCAATCTTAGCATTTCTTCAAAACCTTTCTACAGCCTTTGTGGAAGGCATTGGGTATTTTCTGCCTGTGGATGAGGAGTGCCCCAAATACCTCAGTCAATAGCCTTTTTTACAGAATATGAGGAGAGCCTGGAGTTTTCACCACAaaagtctttctttctcctggaaaTTTCTCCTCTCTACCTTTCCTAGGTCCCTCCTGCTTCCATTTCAGCCCCATTTCCTTCAAGGAGATGGAGATGCCCTGGTTTCCCTGCACTGAGAGAGACCCTGTTGCAGAGCCAACTGACTGATCAAAGCAGCCCTCCCTTGGTGGTGAAGTCTGTTCCCCAAGGAGGTAGGGCTCTATATTGGGACCTGTCCTCCTGACTCCCTAGCCCCTCCTGGTGTCATTGATTAGAATGTTTTCATTAAGGGCCTTCCCTTCTGAATAGTTTCATTTACCATCTCTGtcatcaaatgttttaaaatgtttgttcttAATTCAtgattcagaatttttaaatagaggGAAGAATTGAatcacatatttcttttctgtatggGGTTGCCaaagtttccttttttcagttaaaaacacAACTCTCATTCAGTATCAAATCAACGTGTCACAGATTTTATTCAACTCATTAATTAATGGAAATCTCAGACAGTAAAAGTAGTTCCAGGAGCAAAGGGGTTTATATAGGCcatcagaaaatttatttttaaaaattaaagaatggatTTCTGGGAAGATAGTGGAGTAAAATGACCCTAAGTTTACCTCATCCCATGTGTACAgctagataacactcacatcggtgtaaataacccagaaattgACTCAAAGACTGGGAGAATAAATTCCATAACTAATGTAAAGAAGAGaccacatcaaagagggtagaAGAGTAGAGACATGGTGGGGAGCTAAATGGACCTACAGGATCATCCATGAGAGGGAGGGACCTGTGGGTGtgcagaagggagagaaacagacgaTCACACCAAGGAACCCACACAGGGAAGAtatttgaaaaccagagggaccAAATTTTGCGAGTTCTTACAgccagtgattttaaaaattaattagctCAGTTCTGGGAGAGTCAGGAAGCTGAGAGGAAACTGAATCCtacccttattttcttttttttcaatcctacctttaaagaaaaagcacaaCAAATACCTCATAGAGATAAAGCATAGAAGCATCAGTTTGGAATACATCTGGGGCATATGGAGGGAGAGTTGTTACACATCTCAGATCATGTTCTGGAGGGACAGAAATGGTTGGAATACTCCTCCAAGAACAAAGGAGTTGCAGGCATCACTTTCATCCCCCACCACCCAGCATAAACAC belongs to Ailuropoda melanoleuca isolate Jingjing unplaced genomic scaffold, ASM200744v2 unplaced-scaffold7578, whole genome shotgun sequence and includes:
- the LOC100470316 gene encoding olfactory receptor 2V2 → MEISLNQSSTDDFILLGIFSHSPTDLVLFSVVMVVFTVALCGNVLLLFLIYIDPRLHTPMYFFLSQLSLMDLMLVCTNVPKMVVNFLSGRKSISFVGCGIQIGLFVCLVGSEGLLLGLMACDRYVAISNPLHYPVLMSQRVCLQIVGSSWAFGIIDGVIQMVVVMTFPYCSLREVNHFFCEMLSLLKLACIDTSIFENVIYACCVFMLFLPFSIIVASYARILRAVLHMHSAQAGKKALTTCSSHLTAVSLFYGAAMFIYLRPRRYRAPSHDKVVSIFYTVLTPMLNPLIYSLRNQEVMGALRKGLDHCRIGSQH